In Oryzias melastigma strain HK-1 unplaced genomic scaffold, ASM292280v2 sc01660, whole genome shotgun sequence, a single genomic region encodes these proteins:
- the LOC112138754 gene encoding solute carrier family 2, facilitated glucose transporter member 9, with protein MLELLGTKKDWPWLLGFNGFAALFQLFTLPFLPESPRFLLLERGDSQASAKAFERLWGKNDYSRELDDMMKEKASLHSIPNQSVLELFQSRSLRWQLLTILIAFSSLQLSGINAVYFYSFEVLSAAGIPHDKLAYAALGTGLCELVTSTTCFIIIESMGKKVLLYRGYIAMSVTLGLLTITVYFQKSVSWLPYCSLVLVFFFIFFFAIGPAATTAPLPGEILPQSFKSAGYTLGCTINWMGLFALGMLFPTMVENLESFCFLIFLVFCLVCGLYVAFNVPETKNRTVLEITAEFERMHCKDETSQKKKPEQDLSGIKSCSTKF; from the exons ATGTT GGAGTTACTTGGTACAAAGAAGGACTGGCCTTGGCTCCTCGGTTTTAATGGTTTCGCTGCGTTGTTCCAGCTCTTCACGCTGCCATTTCTCCCAGAGTCTCCCAGATTCCTGCTGCTGGAGAGAGGGGACAGCCAGGCCTCGGCAAAGG CTTTTGAAAGGCTCTGGGGTAAAAACGACTACAGCAGGGAGCTGGATGACATGATGAAGGAGAAAGCCAGCCTTCACAGTATCCCTAACCAATCAGTTTTGGAGCTATTTCAGAGCCGATCGCTCCGCTGGCAGCTCCTCACCATCCTCATTGCCTTCAGTTCCCTTCAGCTGTCTGGCATCAACGCT GTGTACTTTTATTCCTTTGAAGTCCTCAGTGCAGCAGGAATTCCACATGATAAGTTAGCTTATGCAGCGCTGGGAACAGGCCTGTGTGAACTCGTCACATCTACAACTTGT ttCATCATTATTGAGAGTATGGGCAAAAAGGTTCTGCTCTACAGAGGCTACATCGCCATGTCTGTAACTCTAGGTCTTCTCACCATCACTGTATACTTCCAA AAATCCGTCTCCTGGTTGCCATACTGCAGTTTGGTTCTcgtcttcttcttcattttcttttttgctattGGACCAG CTGCAACAACGGCTCCTCTTCCCGGAGAAATCCTGCCTCAGTCCTTCAAATCTGCAGGATACACTCTAGGCTGCACCATCAACTGGATGGGCCTGTTCGCACTGGGGATGCTTTTCCCCACCATGGTG GAGAATCTTGAGAGTTTCTGCTTCCTCATCTTTCTGGTGTTCTGCCTCGTCTGTGGGCTGTACGTCGCATTCAACGTGCCCGAGACGAAGAACCGAACGGTGCTGGAGATCACTGCGGAGTTTGAGAGGATGCACTGCAAAGATGAAAcatcacagaagaagaagcccgAACAGGATCTCAGTGGAATCAAATCCTGTAGTACCAAATTCTGA